The following are encoded together in the Cololabis saira isolate AMF1-May2022 chromosome 5, fColSai1.1, whole genome shotgun sequence genome:
- the etfa gene encoding electron transfer flavoprotein subunit alpha, mitochondrial has translation MNRTLSKSTLRNLTGLIQRFQSTLVIAEHNNEKLTPITLNAISAANKLGGDVSCLVVGTNCAKVAEEISKVQGVKKVLVAQHDAYKGALAEELTPLILGTQKQFNFTHICAGASAFGKNLLPRVAAKLDVAPVSDIIEIKSPDTFVRTIYAGNALCTVKCNEAVKIFTVRGTSFEAAATEGGSAASENVAPAAVAGVSEWLEQSLTKSDRPELTSAKVVVSGGRGLKSGDNFKLLYDLADKLNAAVGASRAAVDAGYVPNDMQVGQTGKIVAPELYIAVGISGAIQHLAGMKDSKTIVAINKDPEAPIFQVADYGLVADLFKAVPEMTAALSK, from the exons ATGAACAGAACTTTGAGTAAAAGTACTCTGAGGAATCTG ACTGGCCTAATCCAGAGATTTCAAAGCACCTTGGTCATCGCAGAGCACAACAATGAAAAGCTGACGCCCATTACTCTCAATGCCATCTCAGCTGCCAATAAACTGGGTGGAGATGTGTCTTGTCTGGTTGTTGGAACAAACTGTGCAAAG GTTGCGGAGGAGATAAGCAAAGTACAAGGTGTGAAGAAGGTTCTGGTGGCCCAGCATGACGCTTACAAAGGTGCCCTGGCAG AGGAATTGACTCCACTTATCTTGGGCACACAAAAGCAGTTCAACTTCACTCACATCTGTGCTGGCGCATCTGCTTTTGGAAAG aaCCTGCTTCCCAGAGTTGCTGCCAAGCTGGATGTTGCACCAGTTTCAGATATTATTGAGATCAAATCTCCAGATACTTTTGTCAGGACCATCTATGCAG GAAATGCCCTCTGCACTGTCAAATGCAACGAGGCAGTCAAAATCTTCACTGTCAGAGGGACGTCTTTTGAAGCAGCTGCAACAGAAGGAGGAAGTGCTGCATCAGAAAATG TGGCTCCTGCTGCTGTCGCTGGAGTTTCTGAGTGGCTCGAACAGAGTCTGACAAAGAGCGACCGTCCAGAGCTGACAAGTGCAAAGGTCGTGGTTTCAGGAG GAAGGGGTTTGAAGAGTGGAGACAACTTCAAGCTGCTCTATGATCTTGCTGACAAACTGAATGCTGCAG TTGGTGCgtccagagctgcagtggatgCCGGCTATGTCCCTAATGACATGCAGGTTGGACAGACGGGGAAGATTGTCGCACCG GAGTTGTACATCGCAGTTGGCATCTCTGGAGCTATTCAACACTTGGCTGGAATGAAAGATAGCAAG ACCATTGTTGCAATAAACAAGGACCCTGAGGCTCCCATTTTCCAGGTGGCTGACTACGGTTTGGTAGCTGATCTGTTTAAA gCCGTTCCTGAGATGACAGCAGCGCTGAGCAAGTAG
- the isl2a gene encoding insulin gene enhancer protein isl-2a isoform X2, whose product MIWGIIQKSGIAMCVGCGSQIHDQYILRVSPDLEWHAACLKCAECNQYLDETCTCFVREGKTYCKRDYARLFGIKCAKCNTGFCSSDLVMRARDNVYHMECFRCSVCSRHLLPGDEFSLQDEELLCRADHGLLLERSAGSPLSPGAVHKRPLHISDPISVRHPSHRNHVHKQSEKTTRIRTVLNEKQLHTLRTCYNANPRPDALMKEQLVEMTGLSPRVIRVWFQNKRCKDKKRSILMKQLQQQQHNDKTNLQGLTGTPLVAGSPIRHDTGVQGNPVEVQTYQPPWKTLSDFALQTDLDQPAYQQLVSFSESGSMGNSSGSDVTSLSSQLPDTPNSMVPSPVDT is encoded by the exons ATGATATGGGGGATCATTCAAAAA TCGGGAATCGCAATGTGTGTGGGCTGTGGAAGTCAAATACACGACCAGTACATCCTGAGAGTGTCCCCGGACCTGGAGTGGCATGCAGCCTGCCTCAAGTGCGCGGAGTGCAACCAGTATCTCGACGAGACCTGCACATGCTTTGTCCGAGAAGGAAAGACTTATTGTAAAAGAGATTATGcgag GCTTTTTGGCATCAAATGCGCAAAGTGCAACACGGGCTTCTGCAGCAGCGACCTGGTGATGAGAGCGCGGGACAATGTGTACCACATGGAGTGTTTTCGGTGCTCGGTGTGCAGCCGGCACCTCCTGCCGGGAGACGAGTTCTCCCTGCAGGACGAGGAGCTGCTGTGTCGGGCTGACCACGGcctgctgctggagcggtcTGCAGGGAGCCCGCTCAGCCCCGGGGCCGTGCACAAGAGACCCCTGCACATCTCAG ATCCCATTTCTGTTCGGCATCCATCTCATCGGAACCACGTCCACAAGCAGTCGGAGAAGACCACCCGAATCCGGACGGTGCTGAACGAGAAGCAGCTGCACACCCTGCGGACCTGCTACAACGCCAACCCGCGGCCGGACGCCCTGATGAAGGAGCAGCTGGTGGAGATGACCGGCCTGAGCCCCAGGGTGATCCGGGTCTGGTTCCAGAACAAGCGCTGCAAAGACAAGAAGAGGTCCATCCTCAtgaagcagctccagcagcaacaACACAACGACAAAACC AACTTGCAGGGCCTGACAGGGACGCCTCTGGTAGCAGGAAGTCCTATACGCCACGACACCGGCGTGCAGGGGAATCCTGTGGAGGTGCAAACCTACCAGCCGCCGTGGAAAACCCTCAGCGACTTCGCCCTGCAGACTGACCTGGACCAGCCTGCTTACCAACAACTG GTGTCTTTCTCCGAGTCGGGCTCCATGGGCAACTCTTCGGGCAGTGATGTGACCTCGCTGTCGTCGCAGTTACCGGACACACCGAACAGCATGGTGCCGAGTCCCGTCGACACGTGA
- the isl2a gene encoding insulin gene enhancer protein isl-2a isoform X1, translated as MVDILLNTSFLDDMGDHSKKKSGIAMCVGCGSQIHDQYILRVSPDLEWHAACLKCAECNQYLDETCTCFVREGKTYCKRDYARLFGIKCAKCNTGFCSSDLVMRARDNVYHMECFRCSVCSRHLLPGDEFSLQDEELLCRADHGLLLERSAGSPLSPGAVHKRPLHISDPISVRHPSHRNHVHKQSEKTTRIRTVLNEKQLHTLRTCYNANPRPDALMKEQLVEMTGLSPRVIRVWFQNKRCKDKKRSILMKQLQQQQHNDKTNLQGLTGTPLVAGSPIRHDTGVQGNPVEVQTYQPPWKTLSDFALQTDLDQPAYQQLVSFSESGSMGNSSGSDVTSLSSQLPDTPNSMVPSPVDT; from the exons ATGGTGGACATCCTGCTCAATACTTCTTTCTTGGATGATATGGGGGATCATTCAAAAA AGAAGTCGGGAATCGCAATGTGTGTGGGCTGTGGAAGTCAAATACACGACCAGTACATCCTGAGAGTGTCCCCGGACCTGGAGTGGCATGCAGCCTGCCTCAAGTGCGCGGAGTGCAACCAGTATCTCGACGAGACCTGCACATGCTTTGTCCGAGAAGGAAAGACTTATTGTAAAAGAGATTATGcgag GCTTTTTGGCATCAAATGCGCAAAGTGCAACACGGGCTTCTGCAGCAGCGACCTGGTGATGAGAGCGCGGGACAATGTGTACCACATGGAGTGTTTTCGGTGCTCGGTGTGCAGCCGGCACCTCCTGCCGGGAGACGAGTTCTCCCTGCAGGACGAGGAGCTGCTGTGTCGGGCTGACCACGGcctgctgctggagcggtcTGCAGGGAGCCCGCTCAGCCCCGGGGCCGTGCACAAGAGACCCCTGCACATCTCAG ATCCCATTTCTGTTCGGCATCCATCTCATCGGAACCACGTCCACAAGCAGTCGGAGAAGACCACCCGAATCCGGACGGTGCTGAACGAGAAGCAGCTGCACACCCTGCGGACCTGCTACAACGCCAACCCGCGGCCGGACGCCCTGATGAAGGAGCAGCTGGTGGAGATGACCGGCCTGAGCCCCAGGGTGATCCGGGTCTGGTTCCAGAACAAGCGCTGCAAAGACAAGAAGAGGTCCATCCTCAtgaagcagctccagcagcaacaACACAACGACAAAACC AACTTGCAGGGCCTGACAGGGACGCCTCTGGTAGCAGGAAGTCCTATACGCCACGACACCGGCGTGCAGGGGAATCCTGTGGAGGTGCAAACCTACCAGCCGCCGTGGAAAACCCTCAGCGACTTCGCCCTGCAGACTGACCTGGACCAGCCTGCTTACCAACAACTG GTGTCTTTCTCCGAGTCGGGCTCCATGGGCAACTCTTCGGGCAGTGATGTGACCTCGCTGTCGTCGCAGTTACCGGACACACCGAACAGCATGGTGCCGAGTCCCGTCGACACGTGA